In Pangasianodon hypophthalmus isolate fPanHyp1 chromosome 1, fPanHyp1.pri, whole genome shotgun sequence, the genomic window GGTATTTAGATGGGAAGACCAAGAAGCACTTCCCAgttagtataaataaatattacaaactcaGAAACCACTTAGCAAagtttattttcatgtatttcATGGCACATTGATGCAGAAGGTAGCATTGGTGTCTCTCAGCTCCAAGGTCCGGGGGTTCATTCCTGTGCTctgattactgtctgtgcataTTCTGGCCTGTTCTTCCTGTGTTCACGTGAGATTCCTCTGGATACTCAAacttcctcccacctcccaaaaaacatgattGTATGTCAGTTGGCTACTCTATAATGTGCCCTGTGAATGAATGAGCATGAGGTGCTTTTCAATGGACAGGTGTCCTGGTACTCCTGGGATTCACTCAAAAAAGAGTACTTGAAGGGTTATTTAAGTGTCCATTGGAAAAATAAGCGTTCTTCGCCTCCAATAAGTgatctacttggaaccctttctgatggggaaaaaatactGTTGTCCAGAGTGAAAACCCAAGAGGTCTTAAGCGTCTGGATACTCCATAACCATGACCAGGATCagattgggttttttttttccaggtaaaCTAAACTGCATAGCTTCAATAATTATTCTGGCTCAATCTTCAGCCATGTCTTAAGTGCATAACTGATAAATTGCAACCCTCCTGAGTGAGAACCTGAACTGTCCATGGTGGTGTGTTTGGTCAGCCCATGGGTAGAGAGTTGTAGTAAGGAGGAATGtagaattcaaataaaaatggtgTTTTCCGTTAAAGATTAGTCTGGGAGATTAAGGTATGACCCACATATAGTGTGATCTGACTTGTTTGTATAGTAGACTTAACATTTGTACAGACCAGTCAAGGGGCTAATTTAATTTTTGACAGGTCACAAACTGTGTGCCATGCTGGCAAAACAGAAAGGCCTGAGCACACATTAGAGCATGCATTGCCATGTTCGATGAGCTGCAGTATAACTGGAATGAATTGGCAGTAATGATTGAACGCAAGGATGAGCTAGCCTTGCTAGCAcccctctttttttccatttgcacTCAGTTGACACTTTATGAGGTAGACCTATCATATAACTCATGGACTAACTGTAAGACATCTGTTGCTGTGGACAGTGTGACCCAACATTGAAAGTGGACCACTACAGGATCaccactgaccagatattatttgggtcctgagtcattctcagcacagcagtgacactgacaggGTGGTGTATGTGTTGCTGATAGAAGTGTACCCCTAGCAGTGTTCCTAGGGGAATATCTGATGGGTTGAAAAAATGGTCCACAAGCTAAAAATGACTTATAGTCTCTAACTGTACACCAACAAGGTGGACTAACTGGGCAAGTGTGCCTAAGAAAGTGGTGATGATAAACTTGTACCTCGAACTCCACACACTAttatgtcagtgtcactgctgtgctgaaaaAGAACCACCACTCAAGTCATATATTCTCAGCAATGCTCATATGGAGTAAATAGGTACTAACAGGTTGTTATGCTATGGGGATGTTTTGCTGACATGATTTGTGTCCACTTGTCCTCTTAGAGGTAAGTGTTATTGCGATACAAAGTCAATAAAAAATTgttcttctgattggtcacataCTTTTATGCTATGAAGAAACATTTCTCTCCTGACGGGAGTGGTTTTCTTCCTGGATGACGCCAcaccatccacagggcacaagggctcactgaatggtttgatgaggatacaaatgatgtaaatcatatgttaTGACCTTCAcatcaacccaactgaacacctattggagattttggagtgaaaTATTAGACAGCGTTCTCTACCACCATCATCTAAACACTAACTGAGGgaatcttttggaagaatggagTGCATTGCTCCAGTACacttccagagacttgtagaattgaTGCCAACATGCctttgaagctgttctggtggctcacGGTGGCCCAaaaccttactaagacacttcatgttgatttttcttttaatttgtctgCATATGATAGCTGAACCAGATAACCTGTCGACttggacacaaacacacaccagtatgcttgttttatatttgtagTTTTCTCTGACAGGCTTCATCTTGGTGTCTGTGCCGAGATGTGACGTGACATAAGGAGAGCGAAGAAGCAGTGTATTTTCCTCATATTACTGCAAGAGAGCAGAGGCTGAGCAGCCCTTCCCTCACTCATAAACCCTGCAGAGTGAGTGTGATGTATGTGTCTGTGACAGATAGAGAGCCTGAAATTcttatgtgtgcatgtatatcGCTCTGAGTATTCCGCGTTAAGCATATGTAAGCATCTCCCCTGTGATCGTACGTCCTTTGCATAAGAGAGCAGAGCACCTCAGCCTGTTTAATTTGATTTGCAGCATGGCAGCATTGGTGGGgctgtaaaataaagaaagaaaggaagaagaagaagtggcTCACCGCTCAGAGGATCCTGGCCGTAACCCACTGTGCTGCAATGCCACTGCAATGCAACACTCTTTTGCCTTTGTGTCTCACCCTTTTCACATCACTCTTTGctgtcatggtgtgtgtgtgtgtcagtgtacaTTGTAAAGTTTGCCTATGGTTTCATGTTGTGTATTCGAGAAAGGTTTTAAGTGACAGATGTGAGTCTGCCATGTCTTTCTGTCCCATAAAATATTATTGAGAGGGTAATGTGGCTATGCTGTTAACTGTGTCTCAGTTGTCTGTTCTGCTTGGGTAAAAGCTGCTGCCTTACAAACtctgagattaaaaaacaaGTGAAGAGAAATAAGCTACCAGAATGAAAGAGATGATGACACAAACAGGATTACCTGTACGTGATATGACCCAAAGAATGAACtgagtgagacaggcagagaaacTAACAGCGAGTGTGGAGGAGCACATCACTGATTTGataaaactttttttacttttatatctCCAGTCCAGATTGATTTACACTCCCCTTCACCTGTATATGAAGTTTGATGGATATTAAATCTCTCTCTATAATGTGTAATTTGTGCCTGCCGGCAAAGACAACCATTTCAGCAAGTgtttctccatttctctgtTCTGAGTGTATGGAATTGCTCTCCTGGTGGGCATCCATTAGCCCTCTCACAGCTTCATTTACCCCGCCTCCACCTTTAGATCAGAACGCAGGCGTTTGATGAGTCAGGCACCTTCTGAAGTTCCAGCCTGGAGGAACTAGTTTGGCTTGAAACATGCTCGTCATGCCTTTACTTAGCATGCAGCGGAAAGTCACAGGAAATTGTTGGGAAGGTGGGAATACAGGAACTACCCAAGGTGTAGTAGGAGGTGGAGGCGGCTTTTAAGGCACCTTCACTAAAAAGGTTATTCTTTGGTAAAATGATTAGTAGGGGCCAACCAGGACTGGATTTGCGCAGGAAACATGGGAATATGTGGAACctttttaatcagttgatcaTGGACTTCAATCGACTGTCAGGTGTTATCTGGAATacaaacctgcagccacactgggtTTTGCAGATAAGATAAACTCTTGCATTAATTTTTTGGATTCATAATTGTTTCACAGTTCCTAATGCTCAAGAGATTTGCTCCAAATATCTGCAACAGGTTCCCAAACTTTTAAGCAAGTGACCCCAAACAGACATGATGAATTTTCTGTGTTCCCAAGCCTTGAACTTTTAAGCACAATTGTTCATTCTAGATTTATAATTCAAGACTTATAAATCCATATTCACTCAGTGTTTcagcatatttttgtgtttgttttcttctgttgttctactgagtcagagtcactgagtgTTGTCTAGGAACTAGCGGAGGTGGATGTCCATTTTTGTTGCTGAACTCCTACGCCAGTGCAGCATGTCAAGATAgcgaaaaagactaaaatagtgCATACActcttaatttaaatgtggTTTGATTGAATTTGACTCCCAGTAACACACAAAATGCATCTTCATAGTCAGagagatgtaatttgtaaaataaatgaataaataaaaaaacagagtttCTCTCATGATCCTATTTATTTATCAACTGATGGGGTTTGAGAACTATGGAAGCATTTCCTGGCTTTTACTCAAGTTCAAATGCCAGTGAAATTATTCACAAGCGCAAGTGTATTTCTTGCGtgagtgtttgtttattatacatctttttaaaaagattgaTGTTAATAGTTGATTGCTAAAGTTCAATTTTCCTGAGTAAGAGATAATGctgcttttaaataaaacttataACTTGTAAATGAACTGGAACTGGTTCGATTTACTGTTTAATAAACCCAGTGCTGCTGtttaatccttttattatttactgtaatatttattccatctattatttaatattatatgttTAATTCAATACGTAAACACACACCAGACATATTGTGCTTACTCCAAAGCAAACTTGAATAATAAAGCAAGTCTGTGAGTAAACAAATTTTGTTCTAATCATCTTTACATATTTTGCTCAGACatgtattacaatttttaaaatattactctgCAATATGCTGCTGTGTTCTTTCCCATATGTctcaaaacacaaatttataaaAGTTACATATAAAAGTTGAAATTGAACTCCTATTTTCCTTTACAGGTTCATTCCCCAGCCATGAGGCCTTACTGTAGAAGTATTCACAAATCACTGTCCCTCCTTAAACTCCTAGAACCCATTGCCCGCCAATGGCCAATCACCTTCCTCAGGTCCAGTACCTCTGCAGTATCTCAGAAACACTGCCTCTCTACACACATCTCCTCCCACCAGCCGCAAATCAGCCAAGAATCGGTGGAAATTCTCGGCCACGTCTACCCGAGAGATGGTATGACCAACGTGACTGCTAAAATCCTGTCCATGGTGGGCAGAGAGCTTCACAACCAGATGCATCATCCACTGTGGATCATTAAAGAACGGATAAAAGAGCATTTTTACCGTTCCTACACAAGCCGAACAGGCACGCCGATCTTCTCCGTCCATGATAACCTCAGCCCAGTGGTGACAGTGGAGCAGAACTTCGACAGCCTGCTCATCCCTAAAGACCACCCGAGCCGAAAAAAGGGTGACAACTACTACCTGAACCAGACACACATGCTGCGGGCACACACCTCCGCCCACCAGAGGGAGCTGGTACGCGCCGGGCTTGATCGCTTCCTGGTAGCTGGGGACGTCTACAGGAGGGACGAGATCGACGCAAGCCACTATCCTGTCTTCCATCAGATGGAAGGAGTGCGACTTTTTACCAACCATGAGGTCAGGCCATGGCATCTGATTTCCAGGATTCCTTAGGTGTAATTGAGGAAAACGTACAATTTGTTATTTATCTGCATTTGGTCTTCACTCAGTcatcatattaaatatgtagaacatgttagattaaaatatttatgctacagcattgttgaattcttgattctgatctGGACAGTAGTTGCAGTTATCAtttgtatagtaacaacttgcatcATGTTAATGACAGATGCTTCATgataaaggattaaaaaaagtttgtaatcattgatatggtgaagtattctgtgaaatgtttatttaacgtgtttggaaggagtctccagtatcagcgcttttaaccgtcagaggtaaagctgtgactttatgttttccagcacaggaaagtTCTCAGAATGGATGAGTTTTGGATATATTTTCTTGTTAACATTATAAGCTGACTTTTTTTCAGACATTGTACAACATAACCATAACCtgtaaatagataaaaacatgtacaacatattctttagtttaaaaaaaaaaaaaaaagggacagggtcattgattattttactataataggacatgttatgttttattccttaaaaatAAGTACATTACTTTATTACTGAAATGTGAAATCATAAACACAGCTTTTGTAAAAATATTGGTTTATTAGAAAGTTTCTGCTCAAAGATTTACACCTCTTGATTAGGTTCCCAGTTTCACTACATCTTTGTAACTGTGCACAGTGGCAAAAACTAACTTTAATTCTTGAAATCAGCATTTGAAATGAGGTGGTAGAATATAATTGGGACTCATAAGTAGGGTCTGAATACAAatagcatattattattattatcttatttgTGTTTTGCCATATATTAGAACAAACTGGTGGACCCGTGATATCGATttgtttcctccattttctgtccagtttggtcacctgccaattcccacccaccagccagctggtgaaggctaacacgtgcttcctctgagccACCGCATCTCTTTGAGCTGCCGCACATGCAGCGTCATATCACTCTCACACATAtcacactcagaggaaatcaCTATCTACCCTTttccacatacacgagctcacagacacccatgattggctagtggaAAGGTCAGGGTGGTGCAATGTGACCAcctggaagttgattattttccaatacaagcacatcccgaagtgtgttatttctctTGTACCACAAGATTTTACCAAAATgaacaattttacatttattatagaaCGACACATACTAATGATCcctttatagttatagttaatcTTGTGTAATGTCTGGGAAacaagtttctgttatcactaaAAAGACTTTTGTGATacaaaacttaaaggaacagcattaactttgactgttacaaagcagtaacactggagactccttccataaatgtgaaataaatgcctcctttaagaaacttcagcatatcaaggataaaacatttttttcattgttaaataacacattatgCATCCCTGTggattagctgttactatagaaacaataacaataatgcattagaacaGTGTGCATTGGTAGGTCAGTAGTTAAGGATATTGGATTACTAATTGGatggtcatgagttcaaatcccagcatcaccaAGCTACCagtgttgggcccttgagcaagacccttaaccatCCCTTGCTTAATTGTATCCTGTCTCATTTGTAAGgcactttgaataaaagcatcaggTCAATTTAAACCATAAGCGCATTCATATAGACCTGTGATTTCCCTTGCAGCGGCAACTACAATTATAGCtactgttatacaaaattaatcaacactttgtgaccaatcagattagagaattcgcAGCACTGTGAATGTAATGATTATTAACAAACGATACATCATGCATCAAGTTTCAAGACTTATCTTTGATGTTGGACAGTTGTTTGCACGAGTGGAGAACGGCGAGGATCTGTCGCTCTTTGAACACAGTGGTCGACGAACACCGCAGAAGCAGGAGACTCACACTCTGGAGGCCGTGAAGCTGGTGGAGTTCAACCTGAAACACACCCTCACGCAGCTCATCAGGCACCTTTTTGGGGAAGGTAGCAGTCTCTCAGCATTCACACTTTGACTTTCTGTTTCTCTACCTAGAGccatctttatctctgtctccatctgtgtttctgctttttttttctgctgtcctGCAGAGCTGGAGATCCGCTGGGTGGAGTGCTACTTCCCGTTCACGCATCCCTCCTTTGAAATGGAGGTGCGTTTTCAGGGCGACTGGCTGGAGGTGCTGGgatgtggtgtgatggagcAGGAGCTGCTGCACTCAGGTGCTTATTCACACCCAAAAaagacatacatacacacacacacacacacacacacacacattgttaaaTCTAAACCCTGCTGTCCTTACAAATCTGCCCTTTGGTTGCGTCTTTGTTTTGCTGACCTGCAGTGTGTGAATCCTCGAGGACATAACAGTGTAAAAATGAGCACTTCATGACTAGGGCTGCACAAAAAATAGTATTATTTTGAAGAAAAAGGGGAGAAACAATGTCGCAAAGCTCtgagtgaattttaaaatgacccaAAAGAACACTTGTAGGAACAACTTTGTCTTAAACAAATGTTCAGTATTATGTGCTGAATATTAAATTCCCAATTACTAAACAAACAACGACTAAATAATTGACTTAAATGAAATGGGCGAGTGATTTATAGCTGTATGCATCTTACTAAAAACTCCAGTGATGCATTAAGTATAGAGCGCATTTATCAGGTCTGATTTGCATCTACAAGTGGCTATGAGTTGCTTTTAGCTAGTGAGCTGTTATTAGTTTTAGGTCAGAGACTGCTGCTGAATCTGCATCAAGTGCATCAGCTTAGCCGTAAGGAGCATTAATGGTGACTAGAGGGAGCTTTTTAAACCCCAAATAGAGAAATAGGACATTCTGTGACCTTGTGGATTTTATAAGCTTGCACAAATAAGGACTGCAAAACCACAAGTGCTCCATTTGCGACAGTGAATTACTAGATCCTCTACCTCTCTAAGCAGTATTGATTTTAGTACATAACGCATACAGGGTCATACTAATATAAGTGAATGgtggataaaacaaaaaacatccagcgagcagcagttctgaTATGTTCACATCGAGTTCCACTTCTGTTCGCCAAGAACAGTGAGGCTACAGTGAAACTGACTCCCTGAAATTGGACAGATGAAACTTGGGAAAAGCATTGCCTAATCTTCAGCTCTCCAGGTTCAGTGAGCCTTTGCCCacagtagcctcagattcctgttcttttctgacaggagtggaacccaatgggattgtttttttctgttgtagcccatccaccttgAGGTTTGATGTGTAGTTCATGCTGAGACGATTTTCTGTTTATtgccacagttgtaaagaggggttatttgagttactatacaCTATTCTGTCAGCCTACCCTCTCAGTCTGGCCATTcccttctgacctctctcatcaataaggcGTTTCCGGCCACGGAACGTATTGGTTTTGGTTTTTGACTAGTTGCTTAAAAAGAAAGGGGTTAATCTAAAACTCAGTACCTAAAAAGCAAGtatataataatgttaaatataatctAATTGCTATTTTAATACAACCATGAGGTGCTGGTAATATGATACATATTTTTTCAGATCTACATCTGAGTGAGTAgaataaaatgttcaggaatgaaATGCTCTAATGGCTTTTGTTCTTAAAATGAAATCTGTGCTGTGGTCATAAGGAAGTGCTTGGAAACTCTTGTTCTGGACCATGGCTGCAGAAAAGCAGAGAACCTTTGCTCTATAGGCAGAGCATTCTGTAGATCCTTCCACATAACTATTAAAGATCATCAATCAGAATATCTCTAGGAAATCATCATCAATCAAAAAGGTTTTTGGGAAACCAAAAATGTTTCCTCACTCtaaggaatgttttttttttttttttttttggccacaaCAAAGTTCATTCACTCTTAAATAGTGCTTtgaaaaaaagagccaaaattCAGACCTCAAGGTCAGTGCATGAAGCCTTCCTGCCTCTGCCAGTAGATGGCGGTGTTGTGAAGCTCTGCATGCTAATACCCTCCTGCTGCAGATGGAATTATTCAGAATTAGAGCTCTCGGAGGCATCCGTTCTCACAGGGAGGGCGTGGGTGGACACGCTTAGCTGCCCAGACAAGACTCCGCTCTCTGGGGACgagttcagtatgagcatcccTTCCCTCCCTCCTCAGTGTTCTCTCCTCCCTGCCACTTAACACACTGCTCTGtgctcctcactcctcactgaGTCAGTCCATGTTAACCATCACATTAGTCTCCACAGGCGGCAGCTGGACAGCAGACCCAGGCCGCTGAATGCGCAGCAGCTAATCATCAATAGTGCATCCCCAAGCCACCATTACAGAGATGTGGAGCTGATAGCACGGCATTAGGAAAGTCATGTGGATGAATTAGGATGCCAGTGCTCTACGGTGTCCTCTATGGATTGTATTTTTAATGCTGCTAGGCATTCTGCTGTCAATAATTGATAGCTTTTCTATCTGAAAGCCTCAAGAGGCCTCTGTCACTTTTTTCTCCTATTTTTAGCTCTAATTTCTTCTTGTGCTCTAGAACAGGTCACTGAttacttaaaggaaaactcaaccctgaaacacatgaaatatttttatattaaaatatttatgatgtgctaatttgttggtaggtgctgttttttcattattcatgtgagaagttagcagctGTGTGCAAAGTATTGCTAGCTCAGTTACAAcagtgtttaataggagaaaaaaagcaaCTGTGATGTTCAAtgtcacattaatgagaaatctaatgaagaagtagtggagac contains:
- the fars2 gene encoding phenylalanine--tRNA ligase, mitochondrial isoform X1; translation: MRPYCRSIHKSLSLLKLLEPIARQWPITFLRSSTSAVSQKHCLSTHISSHQPQISQESVEILGHVYPRDGMTNVTAKILSMVGRELHNQMHHPLWIIKERIKEHFYRSYTSRTGTPIFSVHDNLSPVVTVEQNFDSLLIPKDHPSRKKGDNYYLNQTHMLRAHTSAHQRELVRAGLDRFLVAGDVYRRDEIDASHYPVFHQMEGVRLFTNHELFARVENGEDLSLFEHSGRRTPQKQETHTLEAVKLVEFNLKHTLTQLIRHLFGEELEIRWVECYFPFTHPSFEMEVRFQGDWLEVLGCGVMEQELLHSAGAGNKIGWAFGLGLERLAMVLFGIPDIRLFWSKDERFLKQFRLANINDSVTFQALSKYPPLFNDISFWLPAEGYTENDFYDLVRSIGGDLVEKVTLQDQFTHPKTKKVSHCYRIVYRHMERTLSQEEVRLIHQAIEQAAERELGVQGRF
- the fars2 gene encoding phenylalanine--tRNA ligase, mitochondrial isoform X2 produces the protein MRPYCRSIHKSLSLLKLLEPIARQWPITFLRSSTSAVSQKHCLSTHISSHQPQISQESVEILGHVYPRDGMTNVTAKILSMVGRELHNQMHHPLWIIKERIKEHFYRSYTSRTGTPIFSVHDNLSPVVTVEQNFDSLLIPKDHPSRKKGDNYYLNQTHMLRAHTSAHQRELVRAGLDRFLVAGDVYRRDEIDASHYPVFHQMEGVRLFTNHELFARVENGEDLSLFEHSGRRTPQKQETHTLEAVKLVEFNLKHTLTQLIRHLFGEELEIRWVECYFPFTHPSFEMEVRFQGDWLEVLGCGVMEQELLHSAGAGNKIGWAFGLGLERLAMVLFGIPDIRLFWSKDERFLKQFRLANINDSVTFQALSKYPPLFNDISFWLPAEGYTENDFYDLVRSIGGDLVEKVTLQDQFTHPKLRGNRG